In Dermacentor silvarum isolate Dsil-2018 chromosome 2, BIME_Dsil_1.4, whole genome shotgun sequence, the following proteins share a genomic window:
- the LOC119440101 gene encoding spidroin-2 translates to MAPVLPSEVQVLLVWLVGEAYAQHHNQPTQSAQRGVGFQNYPAPAAPYGGGYDAYASLFQTPAQYGFGYNTAGEYNTQQFGAGQDGSNFAKAGFYGYPDASGLYRQMNYVDAVQRARASVGSAGTNVPGTAPGVTRHPVFNAAPIVRPVPTASAQEAAAAAYGPRPAAPNAGGYRAYGQPAPNPYALAAGAFEYAPYGGYGYGSSRAALGGQAYSSYPYGPAGYTAGYNPGVNGEQAWYTEDHHFHFFLHLFEDLVVGREVVFVRLEGLL, encoded by the exons GTGCAAGTGCTGCTTGTCTGGCTCGTTGGTGAAGCCTACGCGCAACACCACAACCAGCCGACTCAATCCGCACAACGAGGCGTCGGTTTCCAAAACTACCCTGCTCCTGCAGCCCCTTACGGAGGAGGATACGATGCCTACGCCTCT CTTTTCCAGACTCCGGCACAGTACGGCTTCGGCTACAATACGGCGGGCGAGTACAACACTCAGCAGTTCGGCGCGGGGCAAGACGGCTCTAACTTTGCCAAGGCCGGCTTCTACGGCTACCCAGACGCCAGCGGCCTCTACCGCCAGATGAACTATGTGGACGCCGTACAACGTGCCCGGGCCAGCGTGGGCTCCGCGGGTACCAACGTGCCAGGCACTGCCCCTGGCGTCACCCGTCACCCGGTCTTCAACGCTGCGCCTATCGTCCGTCCTGTTCCCACAGCATCTGCCCAGGAGGCTGCAGCTGCAGCGTACGGTCCAAGGCCTGCGGCACCTAACGCTGGAGGTTATCGTGCTTATGGGCAGCCAGCACCCAACCCGTACGCACTCGCTGCTGGCGCTTTCGAGTACGCTCCGTACGGAGGTTACGGCTATGGATCCAGTCGGGCGGCTCTCGGTGGGCAAGCTTACAGCAGCTATCCCTATGGTCCTGCTGGCTACACTGCCGGCTACAATCCTGGCGTTAATGGTGAACAGGCCTGG TACACAGAAGACCATCACTTTCACTTTTTCCTTCACCTCTTCGAAGACCTGGTAGTGGGTCGTGAAGTGGTCTTTGTACGGCTTGAAGGCCTGCTCTAG